GATATCCATACCTAAGGCCGAATTTTATCTTGTACACCGGGTACACAAGATTTTTATAGAACTCAGCGCGTATATTTGTATCAGGTGTCTGCATCTCGATTGGAAACGTTTACGACGAATAATTATACCGGCTGAATTTGTCCTTCATTATCCTGTGAGACAATATGCATGCCAGTCCCGCATGAATCCAGAAGAGCCTGTAATCAGCAGGCGAAGATCCAAAGCCGGTCAGTAATATTGATATGAAGCCGGCCCTTAAACTTGCGCTGAGGTTCAAAAGATACTTATCATTTGTCATGGAAAAGTATTTCCCTGATTTGGAATAGTATTTCAAGACCCTGTAACACAATAAAATAAATACCAGTCCGCCGAACAAACCCACGCTCACAAAAAGCAGCGATACAATATCGTGTCCCTCTCTTCCACTGACAAGTGAAATCCCTTCAGGATTATCTTCCAGAGAAATATTATTAAAACCGATACCGAACACCGGGTTAGTTACCAACAGATAAAGACTCTTCACAAGGACGTTATACCGTTCCAGGCTGGAAGAATCATGAAGCGTCAGGTCCCGCTGGCGGATAACATCAAACAGAAAGAAAGACATTGATAAAGCTATTATAACTATCACCAGGACATACGAAACAAGCTGTTTCCTGCTAAATGCCTTATCTTTAATATGCATGAAAAAATAAACCAATAAAAATATGGCTGATCCAAATATTGCGGTCCTTGAAATCGTAAGCCCTGTGCAAATCAGGGTTGTGAAGAAAAGGCATCCGAACAGAAGCCTTGAAATAAACTTTCCCGCATTTTGCGCGAGAAAAAGCAGGAAAGGCAGGCAGGAAAATAAAAACAGGCCGTATGAATTAGCGCTCCCGAACCCGCTTACTCTTATTACGTCTTCTTCGCCGACATGAACATTGCCGATTAAAGACGCGCCCGTCTGGTAGGTTATATATTGAATAATGCCCACCAGAGACGATAAGCCCGCTGACAAAGCGACCGCAATAATAAAAACATTTAATCTCTCTTTGCTGTTTATAAGGTCCTGCATGAAAAATATCATTAGTATGTTGAGGGAGATTATTAAAGTCTTCCTGAAGCTTATAACAGGATCAAGTGCCAGAAGCGATGAAAAGATCATGGAGCTGATGAAGAGCAGCAGAAATACGTTGTAGTCCATTAATTTAAAGAAGACTGTTTTTTCCCTTACAAAATATTTCAGGAACCAGCCGATTGCAACAGGAATGCCGGCTACTTTATTGACTGATTCTATAAATGGGACGCTGAACAAATGGGCAAAATAAGTGAATACTATGATTAAGATCAGACCCCAGAAAGGCTTCATCATAAGCAAAGTAAAAATCAGTAGGCCGGACACAACCCCCATTTGGGTATATATTGCGGTTTCAAAATCATTGGTTATAAAAATCAGATACAGCAAAGATGCTGTTACTGCGCTGATGACTACAAACGGCATTGCAGCCGACTGGTTTCTGGCAATGATGTTCATCTTTCTATTCCCTGAACGCGCACTAACACCGCATTTTTTTGGATTTGGAAAATATTAAGACGGCGCCCCTCATGGTCTTGCAAAAGTTATAGGGGTCAAACAATATTCCCGCGAGGGTCCATGGAAAGGCCTCCAGCGCAGTAGACCAATTGTTTAATTTCAATGACCATATCAGGATTATCGTTGCGATACGGTGACAAAGCCTGGGACTTTTCTTTAAGAGATTATCGTGCTTCCTGCGAAAGAGAAGAGCGGCGGCCAGTTTGCGCTGGAAATTCAGGGAAAGCCTGTCCTTGTCATTCCTTCTTACATGGACGAGCTTTTCCCTCAGGATGCCGAATTTCGTAACGCCGGCAATCCGCACGTACAGTTCCCAATCTTCTATTGCCGGGAAGCTTTCGTCAAATCCGCCGGCTTTCAAAAGTATATCTCTCCGGACTGCCACCGAACAGAGGGCCGTGACACAGTTGGTATACAATAATTCTTCCTGGATCCATCCTTCTTTTTCAGGCAGATGAATTGAAACTTCTTTTTGCGCTTCAAAGTCGTATTCCGCGTAACCGGCATAAATAATTCCAAAGGTCCCGTCCATCTTCCGGATCATTTTATACTGCATCTCTAATTTTTTGGGCAGCCATACGTCGTCGTCATCCAGGAACGTTATCCATTGCCCTCTTGCCCTGAAAATACCTGCGTTCCTGGCCCCGGCGCTTCCCCCGGTGCGGTCATTCATAATGTGATGGACCCTGTCATCACGGAATGATCGCGCAGCTTCCGCCGAATTATCAGTTGAGTGGTCATCAATGACGATCAGCTCGAAATCCTTAAATGTCTGATCGAGCACGCTCCGTACCGCCCCCCGCAGCAATTCAGCCCTGTTATAAGTCGGAATGATGACTGAAAAAAAAGGCGTCTTCATGCGCTTAGCCCGTTTTCAACAAGCACCTGATAACTGCGCGAGAGCGCCTCAGGAGTCCTGGAGATCTTTACCTGCTGCATGTTTAACACCTGCCGCCTGTAACGCACGTGATCGGCGGCGCTGAGTATCGCTCCTATTGAGTCACTCAGTTCGTTATCGCCGCATAAATACCCGATGTCGCCGTACCGCTTCTCAAGATTTTCAAAGATCGGGAGCCTGGTGGCTATTATGGGTTTCCCCAATGCTATGCAGTCCATTAATACCCCCGATGCGCTGAGCTCATAGTATCTCTCGTAGAACAGGCAGGCAAAGTGAAGTTTGTTCAAGAGGCGTACATATTCACTTCGTGTCAGTTGCGCCTTAACGGGTTTTGTGCTTAAGAAATCGATCTCAGGGACAATCAAGTAGTCGCTCCTTTCCGGGAGCATCCCTATAACGTGAAATTCCGCCAGCCCGGGAAACCGTCTTGATATATCAGCGGCGACGGCAACGTATTTCAGAAATCCTTTATGCCCGGAAACGCGGCCCAAATATCCGAACTGGACCGGCGTATCGAATTTATCTGCTTCCACGGGGTGATTGTCCGAAGGGATGGGGTGGTCCAGCACGCTGATCCTGCCTTGCAAAAACGGCAGTTCCTTTGTGACAGCATCCCGGACCGCCTCCTCAAGCACAATGTACTGGATGCCTCTGTTGCCGGATATCTTTAACGCTGTCTTCAGCTCGCTGATCCTGAAGATCGGATTCAGGGATTCTCTTAGAGAGCGGTAACGGAACTTTGAAAAATCCCCGTGAAGAATGACCTGAATCTTTTTGTCCTTGCCTGCAGCGCCAGTATGAAATTTAAGCGCCCATAATAAGGATGGATTGCCTGTGACCGCCAATACGCGCGCAGCCGGATCACAATTTAATTCATTCACAAGAAACTTTATAATCCTGAAGTCTTCGGGCAGCCTTTGAAAGAAGCTTGAATGCCTTGGCGGTAAATGCAATTGTCTCCAGATGACCGCGGCCCCGGGTTCAATTCCAGCCTGTTCCCGGACAAACCGCAGATGAGATTCTTCCCCGTAAAAGCAGACGGCCTCATCAGGAAACGCAAGGCGTATGGTTTTCAGTAAAGATGAATTAAAGGGAACGTGTTCCATTCCCCAGGCTATCGGATCGCAAACTATGAACATGTGTGATTGACCGCATTACTGAAATTATTCTCTAATTTCAGGGCCTCAATTTTAATGTTAAA
This region of Nitrospirota bacterium genomic DNA includes:
- a CDS encoding O-antigen ligase family protein, with protein sequence MNIIARNQSAAMPFVVISAVTASLLYLIFITNDFETAIYTQMGVVSGLLIFTLLMMKPFWGLILIIVFTYFAHLFSVPFIESVNKVAGIPVAIGWFLKYFVREKTVFFKLMDYNVFLLLFISSMIFSSLLALDPVISFRKTLIISLNILMIFFMQDLINSKERLNVFIIAVALSAGLSSLVGIIQYITYQTGASLIGNVHVGEEDVIRVSGFGSANSYGLFLFSCLPFLLFLAQNAGKFISRLLFGCLFFTTLICTGLTISRTAIFGSAIFLLVYFFMHIKDKAFSRKQLVSYVLVIVIIALSMSFFLFDVIRQRDLTLHDSSSLERYNVLVKSLYLLVTNPVFGIGFNNISLEDNPEGISLVSGREGHDIVSLLFVSVGLFGGLVFILLCYRVLKYYSKSGKYFSMTNDKYLLNLSASLRAGFISILLTGFGSSPADYRLFWIHAGLACILSHRIMKDKFSRYNYSS
- a CDS encoding glycosyltransferase family 2 protein, producing the protein MKTPFFSVIIPTYNRAELLRGAVRSVLDQTFKDFELIVIDDHSTDNSAEAARSFRDDRVHHIMNDRTGGSAGARNAGIFRARGQWITFLDDDDVWLPKKLEMQYKMIRKMDGTFGIIYAGYAEYDFEAQKEVSIHLPEKEGWIQEELLYTNCVTALCSVAVRRDILLKAGGFDESFPAIEDWELYVRIAGVTKFGILREKLVHVRRNDKDRLSLNFQRKLAAALLFRRKHDNLLKKSPRLCHRIATIILIWSLKLNNWSTALEAFPWTLAGILFDPYNFCKTMRGAVLIFSKSKKMRC
- a CDS encoding glycosyltransferase, whose product is MFIVCDPIAWGMEHVPFNSSLLKTIRLAFPDEAVCFYGEESHLRFVREQAGIEPGAAVIWRQLHLPPRHSSFFQRLPEDFRIIKFLVNELNCDPAARVLAVTGNPSLLWALKFHTGAAGKDKKIQVILHGDFSKFRYRSLRESLNPIFRISELKTALKISGNRGIQYIVLEEAVRDAVTKELPFLQGRISVLDHPIPSDNHPVEADKFDTPVQFGYLGRVSGHKGFLKYVAVAADISRRFPGLAEFHVIGMLPERSDYLIVPEIDFLSTKPVKAQLTRSEYVRLLNKLHFACLFYERYYELSASGVLMDCIALGKPIIATRLPIFENLEKRYGDIGYLCGDNELSDSIGAILSAADHVRYRRQVLNMQQVKISRTPEALSRSYQVLVENGLSA